A window of the Microcaecilia unicolor chromosome 5, aMicUni1.1, whole genome shotgun sequence genome harbors these coding sequences:
- the GAS8 gene encoding dynein regulatory complex subunit 4 isoform X2, producing the protein MLEEHIVRLREELDREREERNYFQLERDKIHTFWEITRRQLDERKAELRNKDRELEEAEERHQVEIKVYKQKVKHLLYEHQNNISELKAEGSVSMKLAQKEHRSQESELRRDLRNLKVELKEQELANEMLVKNLKMKQDEDITELRNDFERQVQEIELKYEKKMHTMRDEQELRRKTEIHEIEERKNSQINTLMKNHEKAFSDIKNYYNDITLNNLALINSLKEQMEEVKRREDRLEKEMADLQLQNKRLIEPLQKAREEVAELQRQLTNYKKDKALLASTSARLRASEKELKDLKWEHEVLEQRFSKVQAERDELYAKFNKAIFEVQQKTGFKNLLLERKLTSLSETLEKKEAQLNEILAASNLDPSALSLVTRKLEDVLDSKNNAIKELQYELARVCKAHNDLLRTYEAKLQAFGIPLEELGFKPLETTVAGKKLGRGPAGLVSVPT; encoded by the exons ATG CTGGAGGAGCACATTGTACGTCTCCGAGAGGAGCTGGACCGCGAGCGGGAGGAGCGAAACTACTTCCAGCTAGAGCGAGACAAGATCCACACTTTCTGGGAGATTACCCGTCGGCAGCTAGATGAACGGAAAGCTGAGCTTCGCAACAAGGACCGTGAACTGGAGGAGGCAGAGGAGCGGCATCAGGTGGAGATTAAG GTTTATAAGCAGAAAGTGAAGCATCTGCTGTATGAGCACCAGAACAACATCTCGGAGCTGAAAGCTGAAGGCTCGGTCAGCATGAAGCTGGCACAGAAGGAGCACAGGTCCCAGGAGAGTGAGCTGCGCAGGGACCTGCGCAACCTGAAGGTGGAACTGAAGGAGCAGGAGCTGGCCAATGAGATGCTAGTGAAGAACCTGAAAATG AAACAAGATGAGGACATCACAGAACTGAGGAACGACTTTGAGAGGCAAGTGCAAg AAATTGAGCTGAAGTACGAGAAAAAGATGCATACGATGCGGGACGAGCAGGAACTGCGCCGTAAGACAGAAATTCACGAGATCGAAGAGAGGAAAAATAGTCAGATAAACACACTGATGAAGAACCATGAGAAGGCCTTCAGTGATATCAAGAACTACTACAATGACATTACTCTCAACAATCTGGCCCTCATCAATTCACTCAAG GAACAGATGGAGGAGGTGAAGAGGAGGGAGGATCGCCTGGAGAAGGAGATGGCCGATCTGCAGCTGCAGAACAAGAGGCTGATAGAGCCGCTGCAGAAGGCTCGTGAGGAAGTAGCTGAGCTCCAGAGGCAGCTTACGAACTACAAGAAGGATAAGGCGTTACTGGCT agTACAAGTGCCCGTTTGAGAGCCTCCGAGAAAGAGTTGAAGGATCTCAAATGGGAGCATGAAGTGCTGGAACAGAGATTCAGCAAG GTTCAGGCAGAGAGAGATGAGCTATATGCAAAGTTTAACAAAGCCATCTTTGAAGTGCAACAGAAGACTGGTTTCAAGAACCTGTTACTGGAGCGGAAGCTGACATCCCTCTCGGAGACACTGGAGAAGAAAGAGGCACAGCTTAACGAGATCCTCGCGGCCTCCAATCTGGACCCCAGCGCCCTCAGCCTGGTCACACGCAAATTGGAG GACGTTCTGGACTCCAAGAATAACGCcatcaaggagctgcagtatgaGCTGGCTCGCGTCTGTAAG GCCCACAACGACCTGTTGAGGACATACGAAGCGAAGCTGCAAGCCTTTGGTATTCCTCTCGAGGAGCTGGGCTTTAAGCCTCTAGAGaccacagtggcagggaagaagtTAGGCCGGGGTCCGGCTGGCCTTGTTTCTGTTCCCACGTAA
- the GAS8 gene encoding dynein regulatory complex subunit 4 isoform X1, producing the protein MSKEQLEEHIVRLREELDREREERNYFQLERDKIHTFWEITRRQLDERKAELRNKDRELEEAEERHQVEIKVYKQKVKHLLYEHQNNISELKAEGSVSMKLAQKEHRSQESELRRDLRNLKVELKEQELANEMLVKNLKMKQDEDITELRNDFERQVQEIELKYEKKMHTMRDEQELRRKTEIHEIEERKNSQINTLMKNHEKAFSDIKNYYNDITLNNLALINSLKEQMEEVKRREDRLEKEMADLQLQNKRLIEPLQKAREEVAELQRQLTNYKKDKALLASTSARLRASEKELKDLKWEHEVLEQRFSKVQAERDELYAKFNKAIFEVQQKTGFKNLLLERKLTSLSETLEKKEAQLNEILAASNLDPSALSLVTRKLEDVLDSKNNAIKELQYELARVCKAHNDLLRTYEAKLQAFGIPLEELGFKPLETTVAGKKLGRGPAGLVSVPT; encoded by the exons ATGAGCAAGGAGCAG CTGGAGGAGCACATTGTACGTCTCCGAGAGGAGCTGGACCGCGAGCGGGAGGAGCGAAACTACTTCCAGCTAGAGCGAGACAAGATCCACACTTTCTGGGAGATTACCCGTCGGCAGCTAGATGAACGGAAAGCTGAGCTTCGCAACAAGGACCGTGAACTGGAGGAGGCAGAGGAGCGGCATCAGGTGGAGATTAAG GTTTATAAGCAGAAAGTGAAGCATCTGCTGTATGAGCACCAGAACAACATCTCGGAGCTGAAAGCTGAAGGCTCGGTCAGCATGAAGCTGGCACAGAAGGAGCACAGGTCCCAGGAGAGTGAGCTGCGCAGGGACCTGCGCAACCTGAAGGTGGAACTGAAGGAGCAGGAGCTGGCCAATGAGATGCTAGTGAAGAACCTGAAAATG AAACAAGATGAGGACATCACAGAACTGAGGAACGACTTTGAGAGGCAAGTGCAAg AAATTGAGCTGAAGTACGAGAAAAAGATGCATACGATGCGGGACGAGCAGGAACTGCGCCGTAAGACAGAAATTCACGAGATCGAAGAGAGGAAAAATAGTCAGATAAACACACTGATGAAGAACCATGAGAAGGCCTTCAGTGATATCAAGAACTACTACAATGACATTACTCTCAACAATCTGGCCCTCATCAATTCACTCAAG GAACAGATGGAGGAGGTGAAGAGGAGGGAGGATCGCCTGGAGAAGGAGATGGCCGATCTGCAGCTGCAGAACAAGAGGCTGATAGAGCCGCTGCAGAAGGCTCGTGAGGAAGTAGCTGAGCTCCAGAGGCAGCTTACGAACTACAAGAAGGATAAGGCGTTACTGGCT agTACAAGTGCCCGTTTGAGAGCCTCCGAGAAAGAGTTGAAGGATCTCAAATGGGAGCATGAAGTGCTGGAACAGAGATTCAGCAAG GTTCAGGCAGAGAGAGATGAGCTATATGCAAAGTTTAACAAAGCCATCTTTGAAGTGCAACAGAAGACTGGTTTCAAGAACCTGTTACTGGAGCGGAAGCTGACATCCCTCTCGGAGACACTGGAGAAGAAAGAGGCACAGCTTAACGAGATCCTCGCGGCCTCCAATCTGGACCCCAGCGCCCTCAGCCTGGTCACACGCAAATTGGAG GACGTTCTGGACTCCAAGAATAACGCcatcaaggagctgcagtatgaGCTGGCTCGCGTCTGTAAG GCCCACAACGACCTGTTGAGGACATACGAAGCGAAGCTGCAAGCCTTTGGTATTCCTCTCGAGGAGCTGGGCTTTAAGCCTCTAGAGaccacagtggcagggaagaagtTAGGCCGGGGTCCGGCTGGCCTTGTTTCTGTTCCCACGTAA
- the LOC115470978 gene encoding 5-hydroxyisourate hydrolase-like isoform X4 — MESSKSMSASSHSPLTTHVLDTSLGLPAKGLTLHLARLEESSKNWKELTTGYTNADGRCPDLLSPEQFTAGTYKVHFETGTYWQQIEKTSFYPYVEIVFTIEDPNQKYHIPLLLSPFSYTTYRGS, encoded by the exons ATGGAATCT TCTAAGAGTATGTCTGCGTCATCTCACAGTCCACTTACCACCCATGTACTGGACACGAGCCTGGGGCTGCCTGCTAAAGGCCTGACACTTCATCTGGCCAGGCTGGAGGAGTCCAGCAAGAACTGGAAAGAGCTGACTACGGG ttacaccAACGCTGATGGccgctgcccagacctcctcagCCCCGAGCAGTTCACTGCCGGAACGTACAAGGTGCACTTTGAAACTGGAACTTACTGGCAGCAGATCGAGAAAACAAGCTTCTACCCCTACGTGGAG ATTGTCTTCACCATCGAAGATCCAAACCAGAAATATCACATCCCTCTGCTGCTGAGCCCTTTCTCGTACACCACCTACAGGGGGAGCTAA
- the LOC115470978 gene encoding 5-hydroxyisourate hydrolase-like isoform X5 yields the protein MSASSHSPLTTHVLDTSLGLPAKGLTLHLARLEESSKNWKELTTGYTNADGRCPDLLSPEQFTAGTYKVHFETGTYWQQIEKTSFYPYVEIVFTIEDPNQKYHIPLLLSPFSYTTYRGS from the exons ATGTCTGCGTCATCTCACAGTCCACTTACCACCCATGTACTGGACACGAGCCTGGGGCTGCCTGCTAAAGGCCTGACACTTCATCTGGCCAGGCTGGAGGAGTCCAGCAAGAACTGGAAAGAGCTGACTACGGG ttacaccAACGCTGATGGccgctgcccagacctcctcagCCCCGAGCAGTTCACTGCCGGAACGTACAAGGTGCACTTTGAAACTGGAACTTACTGGCAGCAGATCGAGAAAACAAGCTTCTACCCCTACGTGGAG ATTGTCTTCACCATCGAAGATCCAAACCAGAAATATCACATCCCTCTGCTGCTGAGCCCTTTCTCGTACACCACCTACAGGGGGAGCTAA
- the LOC115470978 gene encoding 5-hydroxyisourate hydrolase-like isoform X3, translating into MESCFSLQSKSMSASSHSPLTTHVLDTSLGLPAKGLTLHLARLEESSKNWKELTTGYTNADGRCPDLLSPEQFTAGTYKVHFETGTYWQQIEKTSFYPYVEIVFTIEDPNQKYHIPLLLSPFSYTTYRGS; encoded by the exons ATGGAATCT TGTTTTTCGTTGCAGTCTAAGAGTATGTCTGCGTCATCTCACAGTCCACTTACCACCCATGTACTGGACACGAGCCTGGGGCTGCCTGCTAAAGGCCTGACACTTCATCTGGCCAGGCTGGAGGAGTCCAGCAAGAACTGGAAAGAGCTGACTACGGG ttacaccAACGCTGATGGccgctgcccagacctcctcagCCCCGAGCAGTTCACTGCCGGAACGTACAAGGTGCACTTTGAAACTGGAACTTACTGGCAGCAGATCGAGAAAACAAGCTTCTACCCCTACGTGGAG ATTGTCTTCACCATCGAAGATCCAAACCAGAAATATCACATCCCTCTGCTGCTGAGCCCTTTCTCGTACACCACCTACAGGGGGAGCTAA